A DNA window from Pungitius pungitius chromosome 1, fPunPun2.1, whole genome shotgun sequence contains the following coding sequences:
- the LOC119222053 gene encoding caspase recruitment domain-containing protein 19-like, producing the protein MTDIDDSHERLQRDAHFLCSDRKMDTELVDRLVLQLNRIYPQILSDKEARRFRDLRVPTEVRLAQLLTFLRGRGEDACYEFYRGLHILAENVYAGLPSRATRREVADPKRTTAAAIHPQSDRGSMFFLSCFSFVVGAAMLYYYGEGETCPFLRGSAAGFSKGAKYVFISYAEVGRQRT; encoded by the exons ATGACAG ACATTGACGATTCCCATGAGCGGCTCCAGAGGGACGCCCACTTCCTCTGCTCGGATCGCAAGATGGACACCGAACTGGTCGACAGACTGGTGCTGCAGCTGAACCGGATCTACCCCCAGATCCTGAGCGACAAGGAAGCCCGCAGG ttcaGGGACCTGAGAGTTCCCACCGAGGTGCGGTTAGCTCAGCTGTTGACGTTCCTGCGCGGGAGGGGCGAGGACGCGTGTTACGAATTCTACAGAGGACTTCACATCCTCGCCGAGAACGTCTACGCCGGCCTCCCGTCCAGAGCAACACgaagag AGGTGGCTGATCCAAAGCGGACGACCGCCGCGGCGATCCACCCGCAGAGCGACAGAG GGTCGATGTTCTTCCTCAGCTGTTTCAGCTTCGTGGTCGGCGCCGCGATGCTCTACTACTACGGAG AGGGGgaaacttgtccttttcttcGAGGCTCTGCGGCGGGATTCAGCAAAGGtgcaaaatatgttttcatttcctACGCCGAGGTTGGAAGGCAGAGGACATGA